Proteins from one Mycobacterium sp. EPa45 genomic window:
- a CDS encoding DUF4333 domain-containing protein, with amino-acid sequence MSGPQGSEPNPWQAQPAQGQDQPAPGSEQQPGGGETPAWQQPSGEPPAWQPPAYTPQQYPQYGQQPGQQYPQQPYQPPTEYNPGAYGQPGQPQQYPQYGQPQYGQYPQTGQYPQQPGQYPQQPGDPNQPGQYAPYPQLGGEDAAKKSSAVLFTVIGVLAALVVAVVLVLGFWKPGFFVTTKLDIGKAQQGVQNILTDETNGYGAKNVKDVKCNNGQNPTVKKGDTFTCEVSIDGTKRQVTVTFQDDKGTYEVGRPK; translated from the coding sequence ATGAGCGGACCGCAGGGATCAGAACCTAATCCCTGGCAGGCTCAGCCCGCGCAGGGTCAGGATCAGCCTGCCCCCGGCTCCGAGCAGCAGCCCGGCGGCGGCGAGACCCCGGCCTGGCAGCAGCCGTCCGGCGAGCCGCCGGCTTGGCAACCGCCCGCCTACACCCCGCAGCAGTACCCGCAGTACGGCCAGCAGCCGGGACAGCAATATCCCCAGCAGCCGTACCAGCCCCCGACCGAATACAACCCGGGCGCCTACGGGCAGCCGGGTCAGCCGCAGCAGTACCCGCAGTACGGCCAGCCGCAGTACGGCCAATACCCGCAGACCGGTCAGTACCCCCAGCAGCCGGGCCAGTATCCGCAGCAGCCGGGTGACCCCAACCAGCCCGGGCAGTACGCGCCCTACCCGCAGCTCGGCGGGGAAGATGCCGCCAAGAAGTCATCGGCCGTGCTGTTCACCGTCATCGGAGTGCTGGCCGCGCTCGTCGTTGCCGTCGTCCTGGTACTGGGCTTCTGGAAGCCCGGCTTCTTCGTGACCACCAAGCTCGACATCGGTAAGGCTCAGCAGGGCGTGCAGAACATCCTGACCGACGAGACCAACGGCTACGGCGCCAAGAACGTCAAGGACGTCAAGTGCAACAACGGTCAGAACCCCACGGTCAAGAAGGGTGACACGTTCACCTGCGAGGTGAGCATCGACGGCACCAAGCGCCAGGTGACGGTGACGTTCCAGGACGACAAGGGCACCTACGAGGTCGGCCGGCCGAAATAA
- a CDS encoding 5'-3' exonuclease, with amino-acid sequence MSAPVLLLDGASMWFRSFFGVPSSITAPDGRQVNAVRGFLDSVATLITRERPSRLVVCLDLDWRPQFRVDAIPSYKAHRVAEEKPSGETDSEEVPDELSHQVDMIMELLDAFGIATAGAVGYEADDVLGTLATAEERDPVVVVSGDRDLLQLVGDEPVAVRVLYLGRGLSNATTFGPAEVADKYGVPVHRAGTAYAELALLRGDPSDGLPGVPGVGEKTAATLLSQYGSLESILAAAHDPKSKLSKAFRSKLLAATDYIEAAGPVVLVARDAPVEFSTDDDRLPLAAADPTRVAKLAQAYGVGSSIGRLQKALDALPD; translated from the coding sequence ATGTCTGCACCGGTGTTGCTGCTCGACGGCGCCAGCATGTGGTTTCGGTCGTTCTTCGGCGTCCCCTCCTCGATCACGGCGCCCGACGGCAGGCAGGTCAATGCCGTGCGAGGCTTCCTGGACAGTGTCGCGACGCTGATCACCCGGGAACGCCCGTCCCGCCTGGTGGTCTGCCTGGATCTGGACTGGCGCCCGCAGTTCCGGGTCGATGCGATCCCGTCGTACAAGGCGCACCGGGTTGCCGAAGAAAAGCCAAGCGGCGAAACAGATTCCGAAGAGGTACCCGACGAGCTGAGCCACCAGGTCGACATGATCATGGAGCTGCTCGACGCATTCGGGATCGCCACCGCGGGGGCCGTGGGCTACGAGGCCGACGACGTGCTGGGAACCCTGGCCACCGCCGAAGAGCGTGATCCCGTGGTGGTTGTCAGCGGTGATCGCGACCTGCTGCAGTTGGTGGGCGACGAGCCGGTCGCCGTGCGGGTGCTCTATCTGGGCCGGGGACTGTCCAACGCGACGACGTTCGGGCCGGCCGAGGTGGCCGACAAGTACGGCGTGCCCGTGCATCGCGCGGGCACCGCCTACGCGGAACTGGCTCTACTGCGCGGTGATCCATCCGACGGCCTACCCGGCGTGCCGGGTGTCGGGGAGAAGACGGCGGCCACGCTGTTGTCGCAGTACGGTTCGCTCGAAAGCATCCTCGCGGCCGCGCACGATCCGAAATCGAAGCTGTCCAAGGCTTTTCGCAGCAAGTTGCTGGCGGCGACCGATTACATCGAGGCCGCCGGACCGGTGGTCTTGGTGGCCCGCGACGCCCCGGTGGAATTCTCTACCGACGACGACCGGCTACCGCTGGCCGCCGCCGACCCGACGCGCGTCGCCAAGCTGGCGCAGGCATACGGCGTCGGCTCGTCGATCGGCCGTCTGCAGAAAGCGCTCGACGCCCTGCCCGACTGA
- a CDS encoding Xaa-Pro peptidase family protein, translated as MASRFSSDVYSRRLSAAAAAASDAGVSGLVITPGYDLRYLVGSAAQTFERLTALVVPATGAPTVVVPRLELASLKESAILELGLNVQDWVDGDDPYALVAAALGGHARIAVTDSMPALHLLPLAERLGAVPVLATDVLRSLRMIKDPAEIDALRKAGAAIDRVHARVPDFLVPGRTEADVAGDIAEAIVAEGHSEVAFIIVGSGPHGADPHHEHSDRVLQAGDIVVVDIGGPYAPGYNSDCTRTYSLGEPSAEIAEQYAVLQRAQAAAVEFVRPGVTAEQVDAAARDVLAEAGLAEYFVHRTGHGIGLSVHEEPYIVAGNDLPLTEGMAFSVEPGIYFPGRWGARIEDIVIVTADGAEAVNTGPHELTVVPV; from the coding sequence ATGGCTAGCCGATTCAGCAGCGATGTCTATTCCCGCCGGCTCTCCGCTGCCGCAGCCGCAGCATCCGACGCCGGGGTGAGCGGGCTGGTGATCACTCCCGGATACGACCTGCGCTACCTCGTCGGCTCCGCCGCCCAGACCTTTGAGCGGCTGACGGCATTGGTGGTGCCTGCGACCGGCGCGCCGACTGTGGTGGTGCCGCGCCTGGAGCTGGCCTCGCTCAAGGAATCCGCGATCCTCGAACTCGGTTTGAACGTCCAGGATTGGGTGGACGGCGACGATCCGTACGCGTTGGTGGCCGCCGCCCTCGGCGGGCACGCCCGGATCGCGGTGACCGACTCGATGCCCGCCCTGCACCTGCTGCCGTTGGCCGAACGGCTCGGCGCGGTGCCGGTGCTCGCCACCGACGTGTTGCGATCGCTGCGGATGATCAAGGACCCGGCCGAGATCGACGCACTGCGCAAGGCCGGCGCCGCGATCGACCGCGTGCACGCGCGGGTGCCCGATTTCCTGGTGCCCGGCCGCACCGAAGCCGACGTCGCCGGTGATATCGCCGAAGCCATTGTGGCCGAAGGTCATTCAGAGGTGGCGTTCATCATCGTCGGGTCCGGACCACACGGCGCCGACCCGCACCACGAACACTCCGATCGGGTTCTGCAGGCCGGGGACATCGTCGTCGTCGACATCGGTGGTCCGTACGCGCCGGGCTACAACTCCGACTGCACCCGCACCTACAGCCTCGGTGAACCGAGCGCCGAGATCGCCGAACAATACGCGGTGCTGCAGCGCGCGCAGGCCGCCGCCGTCGAGTTCGTGCGCCCCGGTGTGACGGCCGAGCAGGTGGACGCCGCCGCCCGCGACGTCCTCGCCGAAGCCGGGCTGGCCGAGTACTTCGTCCACCGCACCGGGCACGGCATCGGGCTGTCGGTGCACGAGGAGCCCTACATCGTGGCAGGCAACGACCTGCCGCTGACCGAAGGCATGGCGTTCTCGGTGGAGCCGGGCATCTACTTCCCGGGCCGCTGGGGCGCGCGCATCGAGGACATCGTGATCGTCACGGCCGACGGCGCGGAGGCGGTCAACACCGGCCCGCACGAACTGACCGTGGTGCCGGTCTAG
- a CDS encoding F420-dependent biliverdin reductase, translating to MANSTTRLTSDALAFLTERHLAMLTTLRADNSPHVVAVGFTFDPKTHIARVITSDGSQKAINAERSGVGVLSQVDGARWLSLEGQASVNRDPAAVRDAELRYAQRYRTPRANPKRVVIEVHITRVLGSSSLLDHTKT from the coding sequence ATGGCGAACTCAACGACCCGGCTGACCAGCGATGCGCTGGCATTCCTCACCGAACGCCACCTTGCGATGCTGACCACCCTGCGCGCCGATAATTCACCGCACGTGGTGGCCGTCGGCTTCACATTCGATCCGAAGACCCACATCGCCCGGGTCATCACCAGCGACGGCTCACAGAAGGCGATCAACGCCGAGCGTTCCGGCGTCGGCGTACTGTCCCAGGTCGACGGCGCCCGGTGGCTGTCGCTGGAGGGCCAGGCCAGCGTCAACCGGGACCCGGCCGCGGTCCGCGACGCCGAGCTTCGCTACGCCCAGCGCTACCGCACGCCGCGCGCCAATCCCAAACGCGTCGTCATCGAAGTGCACATCACGCGGGTGCTCGGCTCCTCGAGTCTTCTGGACCACACCAAGACCTAG
- a CDS encoding SDR family NAD(P)-dependent oxidoreductase, which yields MSDTGAGPVVIFGGRSEIGVELAKRLAAGATVILAARRADELDEQVSALQTAGAAAVHTVEFDADDVSAHGPLVEKLVVEHGPIGTAVLAFGILGDQARAEADPVHAVAVVQTDYVAQVSLLTHLCAAMRAADRGALVVFSSIAGVRGRRANYVYGSAKAGLDAFASGLADALHGTGVRLLLVRPGFVIGRMTEGMDPAPMSSTPVKVADATARALRKGRSEVWVPGPLRLLAFAFRMAPRFVWRRMPR from the coding sequence GTGAGTGACACGGGGGCCGGTCCGGTCGTGATTTTCGGGGGCCGCAGCGAGATCGGCGTCGAGCTCGCCAAGCGGTTGGCGGCGGGGGCCACCGTGATACTGGCCGCACGACGTGCCGATGAGCTGGACGAGCAGGTCAGCGCGCTGCAGACCGCGGGTGCGGCGGCCGTGCACACCGTCGAATTCGACGCTGACGACGTGTCGGCGCATGGCCCGCTGGTGGAAAAGCTGGTGGTTGAGCACGGCCCGATCGGCACGGCGGTACTGGCGTTCGGGATTCTGGGCGATCAGGCGCGCGCCGAAGCGGATCCGGTTCACGCCGTCGCGGTCGTGCAGACCGACTACGTGGCGCAGGTCAGCCTGCTGACTCACCTGTGTGCCGCGATGCGTGCGGCGGACCGGGGCGCGCTGGTCGTGTTCTCCTCGATTGCCGGCGTGCGCGGGCGCCGGGCGAACTACGTCTACGGTTCGGCCAAGGCCGGGCTGGACGCCTTCGCATCCGGCCTGGCCGATGCGCTGCACGGCACCGGGGTGCGACTGCTACTCGTGCGGCCCGGGTTCGTCATCGGCCGGATGACGGAGGGGATGGATCCTGCACCGATGTCCAGCACGCCGGTGAAGGTGGCCGACGCGACGGCTCGTGCACTGCGCAAGGGGCGCAGCGAAGTGTGGGTGCCGGGGCCACTTCGCCTGCTGGCGTTCGCCTTTCGGATGGCGCCTAGGTTCGTGTGGCGGAGGATGCCCCGATGA
- a CDS encoding bifunctional cobalt-precorrin-7 (C(5))-methyltransferase/cobalt-precorrin-6B (C(15))-methyltransferase, translated as MITVVGIGADGMAGLAPASSAELRRAPVIYGAKRQLDLLDESVTAERREWGKPFLQALCAIRDFDGDVHVVASGDPMLHGVGASLIRVCGADRVRVLPHVSSVALACARLGWSVQDTEVISLMTAGVHSAVRRGGQAIVLCRDGFEPGVLATVLADAGLGDSQMTVLEQLGGPAERRRVGVAQDWAATPPDGVDDLNVVAIRYLPDERLLSVLPDDALAHDGQLTKQSMRAVTLAALAPRPGELLWDVGAGSGSIAVEWCRAGSDCTAVAFERDEQRRSRIAMNALRFGANIEVRGAAPEAFADAELTDGGVTGVQTPAAIFIGGGLTAPGLLDACLQRLPSGGRLVANTVTVESEAVLLQYYSKLGGRLRRFQHYRGEAVGGFTGWRPAMPVTQWAVRKP; from the coding sequence ATGATCACTGTGGTCGGGATCGGCGCCGACGGCATGGCCGGACTGGCGCCGGCGTCCAGTGCCGAATTGCGCAGGGCCCCCGTGATTTACGGGGCGAAGCGTCAGCTCGATCTGCTCGACGAGTCGGTCACCGCGGAGCGCCGGGAGTGGGGTAAGCCATTTCTGCAGGCGTTGTGTGCGATCCGCGACTTCGACGGTGACGTACACGTGGTGGCCAGTGGAGACCCGATGCTGCACGGTGTCGGCGCCTCGCTGATCCGGGTCTGCGGCGCCGACCGCGTGCGGGTGTTGCCGCACGTGTCGAGCGTCGCCCTGGCCTGTGCGCGGCTCGGCTGGTCAGTGCAGGACACCGAGGTGATCAGCCTGATGACCGCGGGAGTCCACAGCGCTGTCCGTCGCGGTGGTCAGGCGATCGTCCTGTGCCGAGACGGTTTTGAGCCGGGCGTACTTGCGACCGTGCTCGCCGATGCGGGGCTGGGCGACTCGCAGATGACAGTGCTGGAACAGCTCGGCGGCCCCGCCGAACGTCGGCGCGTCGGCGTCGCGCAGGACTGGGCCGCCACACCGCCCGACGGTGTCGACGACTTGAACGTGGTCGCCATCCGCTATCTGCCCGACGAGCGGCTGCTGTCGGTGCTGCCCGACGATGCGTTGGCCCACGACGGGCAGCTCACCAAACAGTCGATGCGCGCGGTGACATTGGCGGCGTTGGCGCCGCGCCCCGGTGAGCTGCTGTGGGATGTCGGCGCGGGCTCGGGAAGTATAGCGGTCGAATGGTGTCGCGCCGGATCGGATTGCACCGCAGTAGCATTCGAACGTGACGAGCAGCGACGTAGCCGGATAGCGATGAACGCCCTGAGGTTCGGGGCGAACATCGAAGTGCGCGGCGCGGCGCCCGAGGCGTTCGCCGACGCCGAACTGACCGACGGCGGCGTCACCGGCGTCCAGACGCCGGCCGCGATCTTCATCGGTGGCGGCCTGACCGCACCCGGCCTGCTGGATGCGTGCCTGCAGCGACTGCCCAGCGGTGGCCGGCTGGTTGCAAACACGGTGACGGTCGAGTCTGAAGCTGTTCTCCTGCAATACTATTCGAAGCTCGGTGGTCGGTTGCGACGCTTCCAGCACTATCGTGGCGAGGCGGTCGGCGGCTTTACCGGCTGGCGGCCCGCTATGCCGGTCACACAATGGGCGGTGCGCAAGCCGTGA
- the cobM gene encoding precorrin-4 C(11)-methyltransferase — translation MTVYFIGAGPGAADLITVRGQRLLQQCPVCLYAGSIMPEDLLAWCPVNAKVVDTGPLTLEQIIAELTDADAAGLDVARLHSGDPAIYSALAEQCRRLDALGIAYEIVPGVPAFAAAAAALGRELTVPGVAQTVTLSRVSTLSTAMPDGEDLITLSKPGATLVLHLAAHRIDVIVPQLLDGGYRNDTPVAVVAFASWPKETVLRGTLADIAEKMHDAQITKTAVIIVGDVLAAEGFTDSYLYSSGRSRGSRH, via the coding sequence GTGACCGTTTACTTCATCGGCGCCGGGCCTGGTGCCGCCGACCTGATCACCGTGCGTGGGCAGCGACTGCTGCAACAGTGCCCGGTGTGCCTCTATGCCGGGTCGATCATGCCCGAGGATCTGTTGGCATGGTGCCCCGTGAACGCGAAGGTCGTCGACACCGGTCCGCTGACCCTCGAACAGATCATCGCCGAGCTGACCGACGCCGATGCCGCCGGACTCGATGTGGCGCGGCTGCACTCCGGTGACCCCGCGATCTATAGCGCGCTCGCCGAGCAGTGCCGCCGACTCGACGCCCTCGGCATCGCCTACGAGATCGTGCCTGGCGTGCCGGCATTCGCGGCCGCCGCGGCGGCGCTCGGCCGGGAGCTCACCGTGCCCGGGGTGGCGCAGACCGTGACGCTGAGCCGGGTGTCCACTCTGTCTACCGCGATGCCGGACGGCGAAGATCTGATCACTCTGAGCAAGCCCGGCGCGACGCTGGTGTTGCACCTGGCCGCACACCGGATCGACGTGATCGTGCCGCAACTGCTCGACGGTGGCTACCGCAACGACACCCCGGTTGCTGTCGTCGCCTTCGCCAGCTGGCCGAAGGAGACCGTACTGCGCGGCACGCTGGCCGACATCGCCGAGAAGATGCACGACGCGCAGATCACCAAGACCGCGGTGATCATCGTCGGCGATGTCCTTGCCGCCGAAGGGTTCACCGACAGCTACCTGTATTCCTCGGGCCGCAGTCGCGGCAGCAGACACTGA
- a CDS encoding cobalt-precorrin-6A reductase, which yields MRILLLGGTGEARALAARLHPEYDIVSSLAGRVPDPALPVGPVRIGGFGGIDGLRRWLRDDDIDAVVDATHPFASTMTAHAAQVCTELGMPYLVLSRPAWDPAGAIRVSSDVDAAQVIADQHYSRVFLTTGRSGVRPFTDSNAWFLIRVVTPPAADVLPRNHEVLLSRGPYGYDDEFALLRDNKIDVLVTKNSGGALTEAKLHAAKDLGVAIVMIDRPPLPAGVTAVGTVEEAATWVAGL from the coding sequence ATGCGCATCCTGCTGCTCGGGGGCACAGGGGAGGCGAGGGCGCTCGCCGCGCGGCTACACCCGGAATACGACATCGTCAGCTCGCTGGCCGGCCGGGTGCCGGATCCGGCGCTGCCGGTCGGGCCGGTCCGCATTGGTGGATTCGGCGGGATCGACGGTCTGCGCCGATGGCTGCGCGACGATGACATCGATGCTGTCGTCGACGCCACGCACCCGTTCGCGTCCACCATGACCGCACACGCCGCGCAGGTGTGCACCGAATTGGGGATGCCGTATCTGGTGCTGTCCCGTCCGGCCTGGGATCCGGCCGGTGCGATCCGGGTCAGCTCCGATGTCGACGCCGCGCAAGTCATTGCCGACCAGCACTATTCGCGGGTGTTCCTGACCACCGGCCGCTCCGGAGTGAGACCGTTCACCGACAGCAATGCCTGGTTCTTGATCCGGGTGGTGACCCCGCCCGCCGCCGACGTGCTGCCCCGCAATCACGAGGTGCTGCTGTCCCGCGGGCCCTACGGTTACGACGACGAGTTCGCGCTGTTGCGGGACAACAAGATTGACGTGCTGGTGACCAAGAACAGCGGGGGAGCGCTCACCGAGGCCAAACTTCACGCCGCGAAGGACCTCGGCGTCGCGATCGTGATGATCGACCGGCCACCACTGCCGGCTGGGGTGACCGCGGTGGGCACGGTAGAGGAAGCAGCGACCTGGGTTGCTGGCCTCTAG
- a CDS encoding HNH endonuclease signature motif containing protein — translation MEVLDDVLTAWDKIAALPADAMTAPELLSVLERIERLRRLLPAVEHSVLTQLQSQTTPVDLGAKSWRAVLTNRLAITGADAARRLSDAAELGPRQSLTGEALPPALPATASAQARGEIGTDHVAVIRSFMDHLPASVDIGTREHAEAQLAGLAGGLSPEGLRKLANQLMAMINQDGDLDDERDQARKRGLKVGAQQVDGMSKVSGWIDPELRAAWDAILAKLAAPGYCNADDESPCVDGTPSRDQIQNDSRSSGQRAHDALKTVCMAMLSSGQLGQHNGLPVTIVVTTTLEQLTSAAGLAHTGGGTYLPMPTVIRMAARAHPYLTVFESPREIKLYYGRARRTASPGQRLALYAIDKGCTKPDCTASAYHTQVHHAARDFAHGGRTDINELTLACGCDNRMVNDGPAGWTTRKRRQDNKTAWIPPPHLDRGQSRVNYYHHPEELLC, via the coding sequence ATGGAAGTGCTGGACGATGTACTGACCGCCTGGGACAAGATTGCGGCACTTCCTGCGGACGCCATGACTGCTCCCGAACTGCTGTCCGTGCTCGAACGTATAGAGCGGCTGCGCCGGTTACTGCCCGCGGTCGAGCACAGCGTCCTGACACAGCTGCAATCGCAGACCACGCCTGTCGATCTGGGCGCCAAGTCCTGGCGAGCCGTACTCACGAACCGACTCGCCATCACCGGGGCCGACGCCGCCCGACGACTGAGTGACGCCGCCGAGCTGGGACCGCGGCAATCGCTGACCGGAGAAGCTCTTCCACCGGCACTGCCCGCGACAGCGTCCGCCCAAGCGCGCGGCGAGATCGGCACCGACCATGTGGCAGTGATCCGGTCATTTATGGACCACTTGCCCGCGTCCGTCGATATCGGAACCCGCGAGCACGCAGAAGCTCAACTGGCCGGACTGGCCGGCGGGCTCAGCCCAGAAGGTCTGCGAAAACTAGCCAATCAGCTGATGGCCATGATCAACCAGGACGGCGATCTCGACGACGAACGCGACCAGGCCCGCAAGCGCGGCCTAAAGGTTGGGGCACAACAGGTCGACGGTATGAGCAAGGTGTCAGGGTGGATAGATCCCGAACTGCGGGCGGCATGGGACGCCATCCTCGCGAAACTCGCCGCCCCCGGCTACTGCAACGCAGACGACGAATCACCCTGCGTGGATGGCACTCCCAGTCGTGATCAGATCCAGAACGATTCGCGCTCGTCCGGACAGCGCGCTCACGATGCACTCAAGACGGTGTGCATGGCCATGCTCTCCTCCGGACAGCTCGGTCAGCACAACGGGCTGCCCGTCACCATCGTCGTCACCACCACCCTCGAGCAGCTGACGTCCGCCGCCGGGCTGGCCCACACCGGCGGCGGCACCTACCTGCCCATGCCGACGGTGATCCGGATGGCCGCCCGCGCCCACCCCTACCTGACCGTGTTCGAATCACCAAGAGAGATCAAGCTTTACTACGGGCGCGCGCGCCGCACCGCAAGCCCAGGTCAGCGCCTCGCGCTCTATGCGATCGACAAAGGCTGCACCAAGCCCGATTGCACGGCGTCGGCCTACCACACCCAAGTCCACCATGCGGCTCGCGACTTCGCCCATGGCGGCCGAACCGACATCAACGAGCTCACTCTGGCCTGCGGATGCGACAACCGTATGGTCAACGACGGCCCAGCCGGGTGGACCACCCGAAAGCGCAGGCAAGACAACAAGACCGCATGGATTCCGCCACCGCACCTCGACCGGGGGCAATCTCGGGTGAACTACTACCATCACCCCGAAGAACTCCTCTGCTAG
- a CDS encoding precorrin-2 C(20)-methyltransferase, whose product MTGTLYGVGLGPGDPELVTVKAARIIGAADVVAYHSARHGRSIARGIAEPYLRPGQIEEHLVYPVTTESTEHPGGYTGAMEDFYRESAQRIAAHLDAGRDVALLAEGDPLFYSSYMHMHTRLTERFSAVIIPGVTSVSAASAAISTPLVTGDEVLSVLPGTMPVRELARRLADADAAVVMKLGRTYPQVREALSIAGRLDEAFYVERASTDAQRVLAAGDVDTDSVPYFSLVILPGGERSKPVTGGVTVVGLGPGDVEWMTPQSRQELATATDLIGYGPYLDRVPARAGQRRHPSDNTDEPARARLACELAEQGHAVAVVSSGDPGVFAMATAVLEEAKQWPNVAVRVIPAMTAAQAVASRVGAPLGHDYAVISLSDRLKPWDIIATRLSAAAKADLVLAIYNPASKSRTWQVAAMRDLLLEHREPGTPVVIGRDVSGPRESVKVVRLGELDPADVDMRCLLIVGSSQTQWYGDTVFTPRRYPS is encoded by the coding sequence ATGACCGGAACTCTCTATGGCGTCGGGCTCGGCCCGGGCGATCCCGAGCTGGTGACGGTCAAGGCCGCCCGCATCATCGGTGCGGCGGACGTGGTGGCGTATCACAGCGCCCGGCACGGTCGCAGCATCGCGCGGGGCATCGCCGAGCCGTACCTGCGCCCCGGCCAGATCGAGGAGCACCTGGTCTACCCGGTGACCACCGAAAGCACCGAGCATCCCGGCGGTTACACCGGCGCGATGGAGGACTTCTATCGCGAGTCGGCCCAGCGGATCGCCGCCCATCTGGACGCGGGCCGCGACGTCGCACTGCTGGCCGAGGGCGATCCGCTGTTCTACAGCTCCTATATGCACATGCACACCCGCCTCACCGAGCGGTTCAGCGCGGTGATCATTCCCGGCGTCACGTCGGTGAGCGCTGCTTCAGCGGCCATCTCCACTCCCCTGGTGACCGGTGACGAGGTGCTTTCGGTGCTGCCGGGCACCATGCCGGTGCGCGAGCTGGCCCGCCGGCTGGCGGATGCCGACGCCGCAGTGGTGATGAAGCTGGGTCGCACGTATCCTCAAGTGCGCGAGGCGCTTTCGATAGCGGGCCGCCTCGACGAGGCGTTTTACGTCGAGCGAGCCAGCACCGACGCGCAACGCGTGCTGGCGGCCGGTGACGTCGACACCGACTCGGTGCCGTACTTCTCGCTGGTGATCCTGCCCGGCGGCGAACGGTCCAAGCCGGTGACCGGCGGGGTCACGGTGGTGGGCCTCGGACCCGGTGACGTGGAGTGGATGACGCCGCAGAGCCGTCAGGAGCTCGCGACGGCCACCGATCTGATCGGTTATGGACCGTACCTGGACCGGGTGCCCGCGCGGGCGGGGCAGCGTCGTCACCCCAGCGACAACACCGACGAGCCGGCGCGGGCGCGGCTGGCGTGTGAGCTGGCCGAGCAGGGACATGCGGTCGCGGTGGTCTCATCTGGCGACCCCGGCGTGTTCGCGATGGCCACCGCGGTGCTCGAGGAAGCCAAGCAGTGGCCGAACGTCGCGGTGCGGGTGATCCCGGCGATGACGGCAGCACAGGCCGTCGCCAGCCGGGTCGGCGCACCGTTGGGCCATGACTACGCGGTGATCTCGTTGTCCGACCGGCTCAAGCCGTGGGACATCATCGCCACCAGGCTGTCCGCCGCGGCGAAGGCCGACCTGGTGCTGGCGATCTATAACCCGGCGTCCAAGAGCCGCACCTGGCAGGTCGCCGCGATGCGCGATCTGCTGTTGGAGCACCGCGAACCAGGCACGCCGGTGGTGATCGGCCGTGATGTGTCGGGACCGCGCGAATCGGTGAAGGTGGTGCGGCTGGGTGAACTGGATCCGGCCGATGTCGACATGCGGTGCCTGCTGATCGTGGGCTCGTCGCAGACGCAGTGGTACGGCGACACCGTGTTCACGCCGCGGCGTTACCCCAGCTGA
- a CDS encoding precorrin-8X methylmutase, which yields MLDYIRDAAEIYRQSFATIRAEADLTPFPEDVARVVVRLIHTCGQVDVAEHVAFTPGVVAATHAALLAGAPILCDSSMVAAGITAARLPAGNDVVSLVADPRAPELAQRSGNTRSAAGVELWADRLAGAVVAIGNAPTALFRLLELIDDGVPGPVSVLGGPVGFVGSAQSKQELINRPRGMEYLMVTGRRGGSAMAAAAVNAIASERE from the coding sequence GTGCTCGACTACATTCGCGACGCCGCCGAGATCTATCGGCAGTCGTTCGCGACGATTCGCGCCGAAGCCGATCTGACGCCGTTTCCCGAGGACGTCGCGCGCGTGGTCGTCCGGCTGATCCACACCTGCGGCCAGGTCGACGTCGCCGAACACGTCGCGTTCACGCCCGGTGTGGTCGCCGCGACGCATGCCGCGCTGCTGGCGGGGGCACCGATCCTGTGCGACTCGTCGATGGTCGCGGCGGGAATCACGGCCGCGCGGCTGCCCGCCGGCAACGACGTGGTGTCGCTGGTGGCCGATCCGCGGGCGCCCGAGCTTGCTCAACGCAGCGGGAACACCCGCTCGGCGGCCGGGGTGGAGCTGTGGGCCGACCGGCTGGCGGGTGCCGTCGTGGCCATCGGCAACGCACCCACTGCCCTGTTCCGGCTGCTGGAGCTCATCGACGACGGCGTGCCCGGCCCGGTGTCGGTGCTCGGCGGACCGGTGGGCTTCGTCGGCTCGGCGCAGTCCAAGCAGGAGCTGATCAACCGGCCGCGCGGCATGGAGTACCTGATGGTGACCGGTCGTCGTGGTGGTAGTGCGATGGCCGCCGCCGCGGTGAATGCGATCGCGAGTGAGCGGGAATGA